The Paenibacillus spongiae nucleotide sequence GCAGACTGCGCAAAATGGCAGCCGATCTGTTCGACTTGCCGCAGGACGTCGTATTCGATTTGCCAAGGCTGACGATGATCGGAGACCGTCAGCTATACATCGAGAACCATCGCGGCGTGCTGCATTTCTCCAGTGACAAGCTCCGGCTCGCACTAACCAAGGGAGAGCTTGAAATCACCGGCGAAGGGCTCATCATTCGTACGATATGGACGGAAGAAGTGTTCGTGGAAGGTCAAATCAAGCATATCGAAGTCCATGAATAAAGGACTTTCGTTACCGTATAAGGGGGAGAAGGCATGAATGCCTCATGGTTGCAATGGGTACGCGGAATCGTCATCATTCGGGTGCAGGGAGAAAGGCTGGAGGAGTTCGTAAACCGGGCGCTGGCAAGCGGGCTGCAGCTGTGGTCTATTAGCCGGACAAGCGATGGCGGGCTTGTTTGCCATGTCGTGATCGGCGACTTCTTCCGGCTTCGGCCGCTTCTGAAGGAGACAGGCTCCCGCCTGCATATCGTCGCGCGCCGCGGCATGCCGTTCTGGTTCAAGAAGCTGGAGAAACGCCTTTTCTTCGGGATCGGCCTTATTCTTTTTTTCATCGGAATGTACATGCTCTCCTCGCTCATTTGGACGATTGAAGTGAAGGGCAACAACCTGCTGTCTGAAGAGCGGATTTTACAGGTGGCCAAGCAGGAGGGTCTGTACCCGTTCCAATGGTCGTTCCGGTTAACCCCGACCGACGAGCTGTCCAAGCGTATGGCGCAGAAGCTGCCTGGCGCGGCATGGATCGGCGTGGAGAAGCGGGGAACGAAAATAACGATACAGGTCGTAGAAACGACCAAGCCGGCCCCTCTGCCGCTCCTAAGCCCCCGACATTTGGTTGCCTCCACGGATGCGGTCGTCACGGATATACAGGCGGAGACGGGAAGGCCGGTCGTCAAGCGCAATGCGAGGGTAAAGATGGGCGACGTCCTGATCTCGGGAATTCTGGGCGACGCGAACAATACCCGGACTGTTGTAGCCAAGGGCGAGGTTAAAGGGCTTGTATGGCATGAGTATAATATCGTATCCCCGCTGGAACGGAAGGTTAAGGCATATACGGGAGAAAAACGTACGATCTGGTATGCGGTCATCGGAGGCAGGGCGTTAAAGGTCAGCGGCTTCGGCAAGCTCCCCTTCGAGAAATACGAGACGGTCCGTCATATGGAACAGACGACCTGGCGCACGCGAAAACTGCCGATCGGAAGGTTGAAAGAAACGGTATGGGAGGTTCGGGAAGAAACGGTTCCGGTCAGCCCCGAAGAAGCGAAAGCGGCAGGTTTGCTGCAAGCTCGCGCGGATATTATCGCTAAGAACGGACCCAAAACGGTCGTTCGCGCGGAAAACATTTTGCATGAAAAGACGGACAATGGTAAAGTTTATATGAAAGTGCTTTTTGAAGTAGAGCAGTCCATCGCGACTGAAAGGCCGTTAGTTCATATGCAGGGAGAATGAACATTTGCACAATGAGACGAAAGTAGTGAAAATCCCGCTGGAGAGCGGTGCGGAAGGACTGGCGTTGTTCGGTCCGCAGGACAAGTATTTAAGGCTCGTACAAGAACAGATGAAAGCGGACATTATGTCCCGCGAGGCGGAAATTACGATTTCCGGGCCAACCGCCGATGTGGATTCCCTCGAACAGCTGTACACCGTATTGCAGCAATTATTCAGGGGCGGCTACGTTCCGACCGAGCGCGACGTCATGTATGCGCTGGAAATGGCGAAGACGCTGCAAGCAGACCAGCTGCTGGACTTGTTCAAGGCGGAGATTACTTCGACTTACAAGGGGAAACCGATTCGCGTCAAAACAATCGGCCAGCGGCACTATGTGAAGACGATTAAGAAGAAAGACATCGTATTCGGAATCGGCCCGGCCGGTACAGGCAAAACGTATTTGGCGGTCGTCCTGGCCATAGCGGCCTTGAAGGAAGGGTCCGTAAAACGGATCATGCTGACCCGGCCTGCGGTCGAAGCAGGCGAGAACCTCGGCTTTCTGCCCGGCGATCTGCAGGAGAAGGTCGATCCGTACTTGCGCCCGCTGTACGATGCGCTCCATGACGTATTGGGGCCGGATCAGACAGCCAAAGCTTTCGAGCGCGGGCTGATCGAGGTGGCGCCGCTCGCTTATATGCGGGGAAGGACGCTGGACGATTCATTCATTATTTTGGACGAGGCGCAGAACACGACACCCGAGCAAATCAAAATGTTCTTGACCCGTCTCGGGTTCGGCTCGAAGATGGTTATAACCGGCGATGTCACGCAGATCGACCTGCCCAGAGGCCGCAAGTCAGGGTTGATTGAAGCAAGCCGGATTCTGAAGGACATCGAGGAAATCGGATTCATATTATTCTCTGAGCAAGATGTCGTCCGTCACTCGCTTGTTCAAAAGATCATCATGGCGTATAACACGTACGAAGAAGAAACGAATGCGTAAGCTGAGGACTGCACAGGGCAGCGCTTGCTGCTCTGGTTAGTCGGCGATATCCCGAATGCAACATCCAGTAACGGACCGGCCCCGCAGGATTGTAATCAACGAAATGTCCACTGGGCGGTCAGTAACCTTTGGCGTCACCCATCATCGTTTTCGATAGGCTAACCCTATCGGAACCTGCCTAACACAAATCGAGGGGGATGACTCAGGAGGAGGGGATGATAACATGGCAACCGGATGGAAGCACAGCCCAGCCGTCCGCTGGGTGCTGCTGCTTCTGTTTGTCTTATTATTTTACTTCAGTCTTGCGCCGCATCTGCTGCCGAAGACGTATGACATCGTTCAAGGCAAGCCGAGTGACCGCGATATTATCGCCCAGGGGCCCAGCGAGGATAAGAAAGCGACCCTGGAAGCGCAGGAAGCGGCGGCCGAACGGGTTGAACCGATCTATTCGATCGTGGCCCTGCGCCCCGAATCGCTGCTGGAGCAGTTGTTTACGAGACTGGAGCAATTGAATCAAGACGATCAAGTTACAGAGCAGAGCAAGGTTAATATTTACCGGAATGAGATTCCGGAATCCTATATGAACTATATCAACAATTTCGTGCAAGCGAACCGCGGCGACGGGGCTTATAACGATACACTTCTGGAAGAAATGTCCACCACCGTCAAGGCGCAGGCTTACCGCATTCCGGAAGAGACCTTCTATAAGCTTCCTTCGTTAACCCAGACGCAATTGGCGGACATGCGTCCCGTTGGAATCGAAATTGTGCGCAAGCTTATGATGGATCCTCTTCGCGAAGCGGAGACGGCGCGCACCAAGGTGGCGGAGCTCGTTAACGCAAGCTCGCTATCCGAACGCAAAACGCGCGAGATCGTGCAGGAGCTTGCCCGCTTCGCCATTATGCCGAACAAATTTCTGGATAAAGAAGCGACGAATGAAGCGCGCGTCAAGGCCAGAGAGAATACGCCGCCGGTTCTGATCAAGCAGGGCGATGTAATCGTCCAGAAGGGCGAGATGGTAACCAAGGAAGTGTATGACAGGCTGGCCGGTCTTGGCTTGCTGCAGGACAAGAGAACCTATTTGCCGCAGCTGGGGCTGCTGCTGTTGTCGGTCCTCTTCTTGCTAGTCATCTATAGCTATATGGAGAAAGCATCCATTATGAGCGACGGAGCGAACACGCGGTATAATAACGCCCAGCTCGCCATGCTGTGGGTGATCTTCCTGCTTAATGTCGTCGCCATGCAGATTGTCGCGATGACACAAACCGAGAGCATGCCGTATGTGGGTTATCTGGCGCCGACGGCAATGGGGACGATGCTGATCGTCATGCTGCTCGATGTTCAGTTAGCCGTCGTCTGCTCGTTCCTGTTCGCCATATTGAGCAGCGTCATCTTCAATATGAGCTCGGGTCGTTTATTCGATTTCAATTACGGCTTTATGACCGCTGTCATCTCGTTCGCGGCGATCTTCGCCATTCACCGGGCGAGCCAGCGATCCACCATTCTTAAAGCGGGCATTATGGTCAGCTTCTTCGGCTCCGCATCGGTGCTTGCCATGATGTTAATCGGCGAGCTGCCGGGCAAGACGGAGATGATCGCGACGGTGGCGTTCGCATTCGCCGGAGGCTTGCTGACGGCGATATTGGTTATCGGCCTAATGCCGTTCTTTGAAGTATCCTTCGGCATCTTGTCGGCGCTTAAGCTGGTGGAGCTGTCGAATCCGAACCATCCGCTGCTACGCAAATTGCTTACGGAGACACCGGGCACGTATCATCACAGCGTGATGGTCGGGAATCTGTCGGAAGCGGCTGCGGAGTCGATTGGGGCCAACGGGCTGCTATGCCGCGTCGGATCGTTCTACCATGATATCGGCAAGACGAAGCGCCCGAGCTATTTCATCGAGAACCAGTCCAATATGGAGAATCCGCATGATTCCATCGATCCGATGCTGAGCAAATCGATTATTGTCGCACACGCGCGCGACGGTGTGGACATGCTTAAGAGCCATAACATTCCGAAGCGAATACGCGATATAGCGGAGCAGCATCACGGGACGACGTTCCTAAAGTTCTTCTACTACAAAGCGTTGAAGGAAGCGGAGGCGGCCGGCGAACAGCCGGACTTCACGGAAGACGACTTCCGTTATCCGGGCCCGAAGGCGCAATCCAAGGAAGCGGCGATCGTAGGGATCTCGGACTGCGTGGAAGCGGCTGTCCGGAGCTTGCGCAACCCGAACGTGGAACAAATCGAATCGATGATTAACAAGATCATCAAGGACCGGCTCGATGACGGGCAGCTCAGCGATTGCGATCTGACCTTGAAAGAGCTGAATAAAATTGCGCAAACTTTAAAGGAAACGGTTATCGGCATCTTCCATTCGCGGATTGAGTATCCGGAAGATGTGAAACAGAAGGAGCGGCTGGCATGAGTCTGCAGTTGGAATGGAGCAATGATCAAGACCGGATCGCGATTCCGGAATCGTATATA carries:
- the yqfC gene encoding sporulation protein YqfC; translated protein: MGRINRRLRKMAADLFDLPQDVVFDLPRLTMIGDRQLYIENHRGVLHFSSDKLRLALTKGELEITGEGLIIRTIWTEEVFVEGQIKHIEVHE
- the yqfD gene encoding sporulation protein YqfD, with product MNASWLQWVRGIVIIRVQGERLEEFVNRALASGLQLWSISRTSDGGLVCHVVIGDFFRLRPLLKETGSRLHIVARRGMPFWFKKLEKRLFFGIGLILFFIGMYMLSSLIWTIEVKGNNLLSEERILQVAKQEGLYPFQWSFRLTPTDELSKRMAQKLPGAAWIGVEKRGTKITIQVVETTKPAPLPLLSPRHLVASTDAVVTDIQAETGRPVVKRNARVKMGDVLISGILGDANNTRTVVAKGEVKGLVWHEYNIVSPLERKVKAYTGEKRTIWYAVIGGRALKVSGFGKLPFEKYETVRHMEQTTWRTRKLPIGRLKETVWEVREETVPVSPEEAKAAGLLQARADIIAKNGPKTVVRAENILHEKTDNGKVYMKVLFEVEQSIATERPLVHMQGE
- a CDS encoding PhoH family protein; this encodes MHNETKVVKIPLESGAEGLALFGPQDKYLRLVQEQMKADIMSREAEITISGPTADVDSLEQLYTVLQQLFRGGYVPTERDVMYALEMAKTLQADQLLDLFKAEITSTYKGKPIRVKTIGQRHYVKTIKKKDIVFGIGPAGTGKTYLAVVLAIAALKEGSVKRIMLTRPAVEAGENLGFLPGDLQEKVDPYLRPLYDALHDVLGPDQTAKAFERGLIEVAPLAYMRGRTLDDSFIILDEAQNTTPEQIKMFLTRLGFGSKMVITGDVTQIDLPRGRKSGLIEASRILKDIEEIGFILFSEQDVVRHSLVQKIIMAYNTYEEETNA
- a CDS encoding HD family phosphohydrolase; translated protein: MATGWKHSPAVRWVLLLLFVLLFYFSLAPHLLPKTYDIVQGKPSDRDIIAQGPSEDKKATLEAQEAAAERVEPIYSIVALRPESLLEQLFTRLEQLNQDDQVTEQSKVNIYRNEIPESYMNYINNFVQANRGDGAYNDTLLEEMSTTVKAQAYRIPEETFYKLPSLTQTQLADMRPVGIEIVRKLMMDPLREAETARTKVAELVNASSLSERKTREIVQELARFAIMPNKFLDKEATNEARVKARENTPPVLIKQGDVIVQKGEMVTKEVYDRLAGLGLLQDKRTYLPQLGLLLLSVLFLLVIYSYMEKASIMSDGANTRYNNAQLAMLWVIFLLNVVAMQIVAMTQTESMPYVGYLAPTAMGTMLIVMLLDVQLAVVCSFLFAILSSVIFNMSSGRLFDFNYGFMTAVISFAAIFAIHRASQRSTILKAGIMVSFFGSASVLAMMLIGELPGKTEMIATVAFAFAGGLLTAILVIGLMPFFEVSFGILSALKLVELSNPNHPLLRKLLTETPGTYHHSVMVGNLSEAAAESIGANGLLCRVGSFYHDIGKTKRPSYFIENQSNMENPHDSIDPMLSKSIIVAHARDGVDMLKSHNIPKRIRDIAEQHHGTTFLKFFYYKALKEAEAAGEQPDFTEDDFRYPGPKAQSKEAAIVGISDCVEAAVRSLRNPNVEQIESMINKIIKDRLDDGQLSDCDLTLKELNKIAQTLKETVIGIFHSRIEYPEDVKQKERLA